The nucleotide sequence TTCGTTAAACCAAGAGTCTCCTCCCTCTTTTTAAAGTGTAAGCGATGTTTAAATACCTCATTCATTCATgcaccatgtaaaaaaaaaaaaaaaaaaaaaaaaaaattcttagtgAGTATTTTTGGATTCTAAATGAAGTGCATTTTACACAAGAAAAACTATATTAAATGgaaacaagtttatttttcttacaccAGATAATtagcaaaataagaaaaacacttaTAAGACTAAATACATTGTGATACATTATTTTCTTATGATATTTTCTTATATATCTTgagataatcttttttttttctttttttttcgcaGTGCAGTGCTGGTAAGGCTACTGTACATTCAGTCATCGGACATGTTTTCATCATGCAGACACTCTGAAAGTAACAAATCCTGTAAATGAGAAGGCAACATTAATTCATAGGGAGTTACATTTACATCGGGAGAGGATTATTTGGAATTTTGTGCCATATCCGCATGCATATTTATATGGCTTTAATGATATAGTCATGTTGCACACGTTAAACTCAGTCAACCTAGAGTCGATTGAACTAACTGATTTCAGCTGTTCTTGAATACTCAtagtttcccatctcagggtaagttAAGTCAGAGTTCAAGTTTTAACTCatagagttggttgaacctccttattgAAACGTGTCCCTCGGCAGTAACTGTTTTCATGCTAAATGTTTGTAATTGTATTGCGAGTGTAATGTTGAAAGGGCTTATCGTTATGtggttgttttaattttatttatttattaatttatttatttgatattctcatttattttttgttcagaaGATTGGTTTCTTatggaaataaagaaacaaagatgttttttttaatgatttagaaACTTGATGAAGGCACGTTGACTGAATATTGTCAGACATGATTCTGACCTCCAGGCAATGCTCAGTTTACACTTTTGTGAAAGCATTTTCGCTGCTTTTAATTGTAAAAACGCCATAAGCAAAATGGAAACAAAGAGAGCAATACAGCATCTGTTTCTGTTACTAAAggtcatttgttttcatttgatttaattaatttcactACACAAACAAGATCTAATTTAATCATTTAGTGAAGTATACTCCTTCATTTCCTGCTTGGAGATAAAACATTTCCTCATTAGTATTTATGAGAAGGTCCAATTTTGTTTTGACTATTTACAGGAAGTCAGAGGAACTCACAGAAGTGTTCAGTTTGAGCAGTGGGAactgaacacatttttattcattgcTATGTGAGTCACTGGTAACATGTGGTTAGCTAGTGTAAATCATAGCATTGTAAGTACATGCTAACATGTAATGACAGACCATAAAATGCTAATATCTTGATATAGCCATGAAGTAAGTTATCTTGAAATAGCCATGAAGTAACATTCTTGTGTTTATTATGACTTTACATGCAATAGCCTGGCAATATGTCAGACATCCTCAAGTAACATTTTGCAGAGGTATCAGACCATATGCTAACATGTCTGAACagctcagaaataattttctctCCTTTTAAAAAGAACAATATCATGCTTGTCACAATCTGAGAAAATGTCCATGTGCTCCTCAGCTAATTCTAGCAAGTTCATACTGGGTCACAAAGATTATGGAAGCTCACCACCGTAGCTTTTAGAATAACAAGACATTCATCATTGTGTTTTGTAGACTCTTGGACAAGGAATGATCACAACAAATATGAAATTCAGAGCAATTCAAACAAGATAATTCAGTTACCACACAAGTCATGAGTTCTTATTTGTTGCTTTGCACGGAGTCATGAAGACTGCTCTAGGAAGGATAGATAGGATTTAAAGGGGAATGTTCACAGTGAAAAGCACAAACAAATTAAGGCCCTTTCCAGCATTAGAAATATATCTTCGGTAATGTTCCCTCTGAATACAACCAACTGCcatatatataaacagattttatttttatgtttttgaaagaaattgcttaGGCTCACCAAAGTGTTACTTGCTTGTTActtgtcacttttgttcaatttaaataaatagtagctaagtactaaaaaaaatgaaataaaagtactgatttttttttttttatcttactgactctgcacttttgaacaatagtgtgtatatatatatatacacatctttATTTCAGATTATTAGCAATGTTAGCAATACATTTTAGATGGCTAATTTGAAGATATGATCAGCATGTTTCAGTAAGGTCatctggggaaaaaaataaaaaataatatatatatatatatatatatatatatatatatatatatatatatatatatatatatatatatatatatatatatatatatatatatatatatataacattgctaataatctGAAATAAAGATGTTTTCTATTTATggaaatgtgtattattttacattgtgaaTGAACACAAAAACTGGTTCCATCATAACTTTTATTGTGAGCAATATACAGCACAAAAcagtaaaagggatagttcaccaaaaactgaaaattctgtcatcatttactaaccctcatgtcgttcaaaacctgtCGGAGTTGGTTTCTCATGATGAACATgttgaagaagatattttgaagattgctggtaatcaaacagttggtggttgccattgacttccatagtatttttttcctgaaccatccctttaacatAAATTAGGCAGAATATCATCCAATCTGACCCTGAGGGTTCTACATTACAGTGTGGGTTCTCCTTATCAAGGCCATGAGCTCTCTCAAGCTCACAAAACACCTACGTGActcaaaataaacacatttctgaGTGTCAAACATCAAAATATTGGCAAGAGTATTATCCGATGAGCTCACAGATCCTTAAGGTCAGCCAGTGAACTGCTCCTCACTTTGGATTCTGTAACTGGGTCTTCCTAAACATGACTCTTAATGGTAGTAATAGTTACCACAGTCTATCTTAGAGGACTTCTGTAAATTCACATATATTGCACAGTGTCCGTTCAGACTTCATGTTTTGTGCAACTGTCCTGGTCTGAATATTTGTCTGTTTGGAGTCAACAAGTGATCAAATTATCTCGCTGCAAGCTACATTATGACCAAAAACACGGCACATCAGTTCAGTTCTACTGGGAAAATCCCAAACCCATCTATGCAGGAGAAATCTGCAGATTGCTGGACAGGGACGGTTGTTGTTAATTTGGGACTAGACCGCCCACCCCAGTAGTGTAATATTTCTAATGCTGTTCTTAGATGTATGAGAGCCCGCCTATCTCTGAGCTGTGTCACCCCTCTTCTGTCACACGTCCAGGGGGTTCTGGGGCCCCTCGGTCCCCTGCGGAGGGTCTGGCTGGAGCCTGCAGATGGGCTTGTTGCACATGGGGCAGACGCTGCGAATTTCCAGCCATTTCACCAGACACCTTAGCAGGAGACAAAGTAAAAAGAGGAGAGAAGGGTCTGTTATGAAGCAGCTATAGACTCGTCACAAGTTGACAGGATGAAACTGcaagatgtttttgaaaaacaaaagtcTGACAGATGTTACTCAAGGTTAATACTCATATTTAAGTTGCAATGCCTTGACAGCTTAATTTGTGGTTCTTGTTTTAGTGCCTCTATTAGCATTCTGTGTGTCAGGAATATACATGCTTGAATGTTCTTAAaggcatttttgttttaaatgttcacaCCGTAAAATAATCAATCAGTGTTTACAGAATTCTAATGTATTATTTTCAGAATTCAGAAACATAATGAGAAAGGCTGGGTAGTGTCACAAGATGGTGAAAGATCTTACTTTTTGTGAAATGCATGAGAACAGGGGCAAACCCCTAGTTCATCCCGGCTTCGAAACTCTTCCAGGCAAACTGCACAGGTCTGCTGCAAAGTGAACAGAGACAGTCAGAGGCTTTCGGTTCATGTATATTTActacttaatttatattttattgaattatttgtattttctcatttaaaaaattttaatagtTCCAACCATTGTTAATACAATAATGCAGATATTTGGCTACAATTTTTTATTCTTACTCACTCTGTCACCCCAAACCTTgttgtaacaaaaaataataataaatattatgcagcagaatgttcaagctgctttttttttataaaaggaaTATGAgagttgttttacttttattaaataaaggacGGAATCAGCTTGGCTATTCAGCCTGAAATGCTGTTTTGTGTTCTAcggaagaaagtaagtcacacaAGTTTAAAATACCATGAGTGAGTAAATTATAGAAATGCCAGATTTTACATTAGAGTGAACTAAAGGTATTTTTTTGGTAGTTCCTTACTCCAAGAAGACTCAATTTTTTCCCTGGACCTTTTAGAATGACCTGTAAGAAAAATgggtttaattattaataatatttataattagtaTATGCatctgtgagtgtgtttatagtttataaacacacacacacacatacatacatacatatatatatatatatatatatatatatatatatatatatatatatatatatatatatatatatatatatatatatattatacatacataaattaccTCATTATATCCATATTGTTCTTGTGTGCCCTGTCTCCTCAAtctgtgaaatatataaaaatgaagcatacattaaaaaaaaaaattctttcactACAGCAGTTTAATGTTCCGTAATTTACGGATTGCACTATATTAATGCATTCAGCttttcacatttattaatttatttttatttttgaatttttctagtttttttttcatttttcatcatttcaaatggacttttagtatattttttactttatttattatgccTATGGAAAGGACAATGAATTACCATTGTCtatgaaataaaatactacataaaTACACTTGCCATGTGATGTTTAATACAGCTGTTTACTGTATCTTCATTTTGTGAAGATATCCACAACACTTTCACTGTTATATAGTTTATGATACCTGAACAGGTAGCAACAGAAGATCATGCTCAACATGAATATGAAGAGGCCTATTCCAAGAATGATGACATAGACATTGAGTGGAAGACGGCCGGTGATCTCTGAGGTCATTTTGCAGAAACTGTCTGTGATCTGTTAGTCTGCGTCACACAGGCATGCTGCAAGAGAACAAAGAAAACCATGGATTTTGGTCAAAAATATTTGTTAGTGGTGGGAGTCATGGGAACTCATGActgtttagcttttatttttgctcatcctttttttatcagtaaaataaaaaaatatatatatgtaataaaagcatatacattGATTATCAGTATCACTCATACAACATAAATCTGTTAGGTGAGTGGGTCGCATATTTCTTTCTTTCGGACCCTTGAAAGACAACTCACATCACTGTGATTATCAAGTGTACTCTTCTCAGTGGCCCCTGCATGCATATTGCATACTGTGAGCCTGCAGACTGTCCTCGTGTTTCTCAACTCAATGTAACACTGCTCTCAATGTTGGACCTCGCTGAGCAGCATGAACTTTTCACTGTAATACAtcttttaaaactgaaaaacaagagATGTCACAAGTGGTGTCGGGTGATGTGTTCAACAGATAAGTgcaatagtttttgttttaaagttcaTTAGTTACTGTACAGTTTATTGAAGGTTATTATAAATTGCACCTATAGGTTCTGTCCCTCATAAAAGTTAGGAGGGTAAAATTCAACAGTATTATGTCAatgcattttaagatttttttatttaatttttttattgcagcAAAATACTATGGCTGTTACAGTAATATGCACATACAAAATTTAAAAGAATTTTCATTCAATGTATTACAGGCAATTTGATGCAACCATCTTTTCGTCTTTGTGGTGATGGAAAAAACTTGTCAAAATCatcttgtgtttttattaattgcaatagctagatgtttatttacttaatcACATCTTGAAGAAGTCTTCCAAAACCCTCAAAATAAGTGTACCATGTTAACTTTTAAATTCAAGCTAATTTATCACACATGGGAGAATTTCCTGAGCAGTGAACATAGACAACAATGGTTTAGCCTACTGTATATCCTAAGGCAATACATGTAAATAACAACACAAACCCAGTCAGCATGATGTTACAAGGCTTTTAGTTGTATCCAAAACGAATCAATTGTCTATATAATTTGGTAGAATCAATATTCCTCTTGGGCTCTCTgaaaatatgaatgttttcagAATGTcggtcagtattttcaagctgcCATTAGACCCAAACACTGTTAGCATAAAGAACAGACATCCTCACTTCATTTCACTGTGCTTGCAGATTAAACCAAAGCAGACAAGAAACGCTCCATTGTGCTGAAGCACAACGGCagaagaaaagaaaggatgttATTGTgcttggctaaaaaaaaaataaaaaaaaaaaaaataaaataaaaaacattaaactacatttaaaaatgatatatagcTTTATATCAAACCACTACTCTTAAGTatgctttaataaataaaaagtttatttattttagtccaTTCTGCTGTTACCCATAAAGATGTCAAGAAAAAGGAAAAGGTTACCAGACCATACAATTTAACTATATCAATCAACTAAAATTTTCAAATGCTTCAGAAAACAGAAACAACTGCTTGTGGTCCATTAGTTCCTGATGGAGAGACAATGTACTAACAATGGCTAACAATGATTTAAACAGTATTTAGAGTTATAAATTCTGTGTCAGAATTTCAAGCCTTTTAAATGCAAGTAATGGATAATATCTTATTGTTCAACCATTTCATTATAAATTTTTCTTACTGTATAGAGATTAGCATTTTCAAAAGAGAGATCAAGAGAGTGTTTGGCAAAGAGAGTGAAGCTTGGCCAATTGTCTGTGCAGAAAGTGGTGCACCCTTTCTGTCATAAAGCCACCATCTGGTCTGTCTGTGCGGGGTTGAGGGGGAGGCAAGAGAGGTAAAAGCCTCACCAACCCAAGCAGGAAGCACTGTTTGGGGGGAAACAATAATAACGGACCTTGGAATCGAATGGTGCCGGACGACCACACAATAGTGTGTCTTACACAATAGATACAGACACAAAGTTTGTATCTCTAGGTTGACAGAAGTTCAGGTCTTAGAAGAGAGTGTGCCAATCAGACGAAAGGTAAAAAGGCTTGGGTTTTTGGGTGAAGGGGTTGGTGTTAGTAATATAAAGAGGATATGAGTTAATTATTGATAGAAAACCAGTGGGAGGGTCTGGGGCTCTGTGAATAACACATGATTAGGGAGCTGGCCAGAGTATGTAGACACTAgaaatgaaaggaagaagaggGGGTTATGATTCATACTCACCGTTACACCACTGGAGAGGTGCTAGATTGCTCCGCTATACCAAATGATCCAGTAACTTGTGTCCAAAGAGACAGTGCTGAAATCCCCTCACTCAAAACCAGATGAATAATACAAGTTTTACACTCCCAAATCTCCTACCACAAAAACAAGGCTTTAGAATCTTCAGCGCCTCTGGTTAACACATTCTGATCACCCAGCAGCTCCTTACATGTGCACGGAGGAAGGCAGGACgattttgtattttctttgtgTTGAAATATTTACAAAGACAAGTCAGTCATTGTTAAAACCGGTGTCAACACGGGAACAAACCAACACCTACTTCTTGGTATCTAGGTTTTGCTCAACCACAGGCAAGTTAAAAGAACACAGAGCACTTTGTTTTTCCAAAATCATGATCCAAAACAAGCAGCAGCACAGAATATGAAAGATTGGCAATGTGTCTTTAACACAAACAATGGATTCCCATCAACCTCCGCTTGACCTGAAGTTGTTGTCACtggctttcttctttttttttctctctctgtagagTCACGATAACAAAACAGCGAGAGAGAGAATGTACATCACAGAGAGTCACAGAATTCTTTGTCTGTCTTCAAAACACTGTCACAAGGCTCACCCCTTCTTGCCGTCAGCCACTTTCCTCTAGTCTTCTCCCTCAAGATTATCGACCTCAACGTTACACTCAAGCGTTTTCCTCGGTAacaaaggaagaggaagagcggTGGCACACAGCCGTCTGAGCGAGAGCTTGTGAATGCAGCCCATTCAACGCTGGGTCTTTCTCATACCATCTGGTCTGGCTTCTCCGCTGCAAAGACACAAAGGATAAAATGCATTTCCCAGACAAAGTGATGAGATTCCTGTGCGTTTCCTGTCGCCTTTTCCAGCAGCCCTGCCTCCACATAATGGTGCCGATGACTTCTCTCCTGCTCAGTTTGTAAACAGATCTCAGCTCATGTGATTCGCTGTCTGGATCACAGCTCTCCTTTCACCCGCCCCCTCCTCGCTCTCCCCCGCTCCCTTTCTATTCTGTGCACCCTCTCTTCATGATTCTTCTCTCCAGCTGAAAGCTATTAGGAGGTGACAGTGGCCAGGCGAGCAGACAGGCAGGCCGAGTCAAACTCTCCCTGATGAGTCTGTGAAAGACAAGGCTGGGAGGGGAATGAAGGCTGATTCACTTTGCTTGACTGGTAGTCACAAAAACAGCAAGCGACTACAGAGGGAAAACAATGAGAGCGTGGAGCAAGAGAGAAAAAatcgaatagaatagaatagaatctcAGGAGGATACTCTTAGAGCAACCCCACcgtaaagacaa is from Carassius auratus strain Wakin chromosome 13, ASM336829v1, whole genome shotgun sequence and encodes:
- the LOC113112996 gene encoding RING finger protein 122-like translates to MTSEITGRLPLNVYVIILGIGLFIFMLSMIFCCYLFRLRRQGTQEQYGYNEVILKGPGKKLSLLGQTCAVCLEEFRSRDELGVCPCSHAFHKKCLVKWLEIRSVCPMCNKPICRLQPDPPQGTEGPQNPLDV